Genomic window (Granulicella arctica):
CGACTTCATAGTGCACATCGTTGTCTTGTCGCTTGAGTCCAGTCGGTGACCAGTTGGCCGATCCTGTACGCAGAAGCGCTCCATCAATTACATAGCTTTTGAAATGCATCAGGTCGCGAGAGTCTCTAACTCGAACCGCAACACCGCCTGCCAGCAGCATCGCAGTCGTCGACAAGCCGCGTTGATTCTCGTCGTTGAATTCACGCGAGTCTCGGTAAACCCTTACCTTCACTCCAGACTGCGCCAGCTTCTCTAATTCCTCAGCAAGCTCACGATCCGTGAAGCTGTACATGGCCACGTCGACCGAAACCTTTGCTGTCCTCAACATCTCAAGCTCACTGCGCTCCAGGTTCGATTCCGGCGCGTACAGGATACGAGCGTGCGTTGGATCCAAGCAGGCAGGGGAGGACTCGCAACGCGTCGACGTGCACCCGTACGAAGAGGCACAGGGCGTCCAGCGCTTGCTCGACATGCCCGGGTACGACGTGGCCACGCTGGTCGACAAGTCCGGTAAGAGCTCCGCACACGTCTATACGCGTCTGTCTCTTCTCCAACTCGTCCCGTCCATCGCCGAGGCCTTCAGCGCGGAACGTATTACCGCCAGCCATGCCAACCTGCTTGCTCGACTCCCGCAGGAGACCCAGGCCGAAGCCTTCGAGCAGTGCTGGCGCAAGGACTGGCAGGACAAGGAGCCGCACCTGCTCCCCGCCAAGCACCTTTCGGCATGGATACAGGACAACCTCTACCTTGCTCTTGCCGATGCACCATTCGACAAGGAAGACCCTACCCTCATCCCGCCGCAGGAGCTTGCATCACTTGCCCCCGCCGCAGCGGATACAACACGTCTCTGTTTGCTGACGTAACCAATGGGGATCAGTGTCTTGACGGTCCCTACTATCAGACGAAAATCACCGCTTATCTCGACCGCGAGATTGCGGCCCGTCCCGAGCTTGTCCAGATCGAGAACGGATACCGCAGCCCGAGAGAGAAGAGGCCCGGAGCCGTCCAGCGCGGCCACTTCCGCGAGATTGAGCAGACCGTAAACCCGGACGCCGAGCCGGTCGCGGCCTGCGTAGCCGCCAAGGCAGCCATCATCGTCTACGGCAAGCGCATAGGCACCACCCTTACTGTCTGCACCGACAATAACTGCCCCATCCACGATCCACGCGCAGCCGCGCGCTTAGCCCAACAGGAGCAGGAGAACCCCACTCCCGTCATGACTCCCGCAGCCCCGGAGGAGACCGAAGAAGAAGCCACACAGCGCGAAGCCGCATACGAGCAGCGCAGAAGGAGCATCAAGCCGAGGAGGACCGCCGAGCCGAGGAACGCCGCCAGCAGTTCGAGCGGGAAGAGCAGGAGCGCGAGGCCGAGCACGAACGCAGAGACCAACTACGCAAGCAGCGGGAGGCGACCTTCGAGCGAATTCTTGAGAACGCACCCGAGAGCTTTACCGCAGCGCAGCTTCGTTTCCTACTTCGCGCCATCGTCAATCTTGACCCCTACACCTTCGCCGACGACCTGGCCGAAGACATCGCGGACGAGAACGACAACCGCAGCGCCGAAGAGGTTCTGCTTTCCACCATCGATAACACCACGGATGAGAAGCTGACGCGCTTTGCGCTTCGCCTCGCCCTTGCCGGGCACGTCGGTATCCCGCGCGAAAACGAACTCGACTTCCTTAGCGAAGCCGAGGCCGTCTTCATAGCGCCGAAGCCAAAAGCAGCCAAGGCTCCGAAGAAGCAAGAGCAGCCCACGCTCATCAAGCAGGATGCACCCACCACGAGACCCAAGAAACCAGCCGCACCCAGGAAGAAGGTTGCGGCCTAGCCTCGCTGGGGCTGGCGACAGCCCCCGCATTTCCAACCACACCAGAAAGGAGCCTTTAGCCATGAATGATGCAGCTGCCATATCCGCCGTCTACCGCGCCCTTGCAAATTATCGACGCCGCCAGGCGCACTCCCCCACAGACAACTCGGCCAGAGAGATTGCTCAAATGTCCATGCTTGGCGAGTACCTGCATGAAACCATTATCCGCAGTTCACTTGGTTCTGAGATGAGCGGACCCAATCTCAGCCGCCTACCCGCAGGTCACTACCTACCTATCAAAGGCCCGCTATCGCGCCTCTTCGAGGTGTGGACTCCTCCCCCCAGGCAAGCTGGGGTCCCCTTCCGCAGATCCCGTCCAGTCGCCGAGGGAGTGGGTCGCGCGGCACACCCTCCGGGCAAGCATGTACCGCAGACAGCGGCACAAACCAGAAGAAAACGGAGACTCGAACCATGTTCAACAAGATCACGCTCATCGGACGCCTCGGACAGAACGCAGAAGCCAAGACCGCTCAGAACAGCAAAGAGTACGCCGTCCTCAGCATCGCCACCCAGGAGAGCTGGAAGAACGACAAAGGCAACTACGAGAACCGCACCGAATGGCATCGCGTCTATGCCTGGAGCCATCTCTCGAAGTTCGCTAGAACGCTCCAAAATGGGCAGCTCGTAACCCTCGAAGGCAAGCTCAAGTATCGCGAGGTCGAGGAAGACGTCGAGGGGGTCACGTTCAAGCACCGAATCGCGGAGATCCATGCCCTCAGCATGAAGCAGCTCTCGAAGATTGAAGCCGCCCATGATCCTTCGGACGGGGACGGCGACGAGTAGTCGCCAGCCTGGGTGGATGAGCCGAGAGGCTCACCACCCAGGTTGCTTTAAGAAATACGCTCTCATCGTCCTTTGTACTCAGAGAGCCATTGAGAGGGGCATACCCAGCTCTCTTTTGTAAAAGACCTAGCTTCAACGATAAGGAACGAGTGCTTTCAAGACCAGACTGACTTTGATCTCTTCAGACGAAGATGAGCCAGCCTTGCTCCTAGCGAAGCTCGGAGTGTTGCTCGGTCGGCTTCGCCTCTACCGTCGCCGAACCGTCGGTCAGTCCTGAGACACTTGCCTTCACCGTAATGCGACCGCTCTTTGTCGACGTCCTTACCACCACAATCGCACGCCCCTGGTACAGCTTGCGGCTCATGCTGTGATACGAAGCGCCATCCTGCCCATCGCCGTTGCCCACGGCCTGGATCACAACAGGTCCACTGAGTGCGAACTGGACCCCATTGGTAGCCGTCTGCTCCAGATGTCCATCGGCATCCACGGCCTCGACGACGAGGTAGGACAAATCCTGTCCGTCCGCATCGATCACTTGTCGGTCCGCCGTCACCTTCAGCGCAATGGCCTTCTTCGCGGTCGTGATAATGCTCTCCGCGACGGAACGATCGCCACGCACGCCTACGGCCTTCAACACCCCGGGAGTATATGGCACGCTAAATACAGTCTTGAACTCCTGCTCCCGGCCGGTTGGCTTCTCGCCAATTAACTTGTCATTGAGATACAAGCGAACCTTCTCCGCACCGGAGTAGACCTCAACCTGCATCTCCTTACCCTCCTGCCCAGCCCAGTTCCAGCTCGGAAGCGTGGGGTAGACTGCCCATCCGGTTGCGATGATCTTCTTGCCCTCGGGCTCTGGAAAACGTACCGTGGCGTACACGCGATCACCGCCGTTCCAGAGGATGTCGCGATAGTATGACTGCGGCTTGCGGAAGCCAGTCAAATCCAAATCGCCGCATGCAGAAGCATGCCACGGATATCCCGGGAAGACGGCTGCCATCGCTTCTTTCATTGCAGGGTCTCCGCCGGAAATAGCCGCAGTCATGTCGACGCCATTGGCCATGCCGACGAACATTTTGTCCACGGTCTCGGTCGTCATCATGCCTCCCATGATTGCGGTCGCCATCTTCTCCTGCTCGGGCGTGCCGTAGCTCCAGGCTCCGATGCCGGATTCTCCGAGGTAATCCATTGAGGTCCACACGAGATCGCCGAGCACGTAGGGGTTATCCTGCGAGATCGCCCAAAGCGGGAAGACTTTGTTGGGGAACGACTCAGTCGTTAGCATCAGCCGTTGCGGCAGCATCTGGTGATCCGCCTCGTAGGTCGGGAGAATGCTGTAGTTGTAGCCCGTGATGTCGAGTTGCGAGAAGACATCCTTCGCGACCGGTTTGGTCGTTGTGCCGGGGAACGCGAGCGTGAGAGGCCGCGTCTTGTCGAGAGACCGTACCTGGTTTGCGAGCTGTTTACCCATTTCACGGCCCTGTTCCACTTCAAGCTCAGGGATCTCGTTGCCGATGCCCCAGATCACCACCGAAGGATGGTTCCGGTCGCGCAAAATCAGCGCCGACAGGTCGCTCTTCCACCACTCGTTGAAGTCCGTGCCGTAGTCGAACTTCACCTTGTGCGCCTTCCAGGTGTCGAACGGCTCATCCAGCACGAGAAGTCCGAGCCGGTCGCAGGCATCTAGGAACGCAGCCGAAGGCTGGTTGTGGGACGTCCGCACGGCGTTGTTGCCAGCCGCCTTCAGCAACTCGACCTTGCGCTCCTCGGCGCGATCAAACGAAGCAGCACCCAAAGGGCCGTGGTCATGATGCACACTTCCGCCCGTGAACTTGATGGACTTCCCGTTGAGCAGGAACCCCTTCGCGGCTGACCATTCCAACGAGCGGATGCCGAACGGTGTCGTTACTTCGTCCACGATCTTGCCGCGCTGACTTATCTGTGACACCGCGCGGTACATATTTGGTGAAGCCGGCGACCACAACGCGGGGTGCACTACGGAAATATCCTGCGCCATCTCGAAGTCTTTGCCGGCAGGGACCGTAATCGACGATTCCTTTTTGCCCGCTTCATGCCCGTCGCGATCGAAGAGCGTTGTTCTCACTGCTACTTCGGAGGGGGCTGCCGAGTCATTAGCGACCTTCGTCTTGATGGCAACCGTTGCCGATGTTTCCGAAATCTGTGGAGTCGTAATAAAGACACCAAAATTCGCCACATGGATGGGATTCAGCACAAGTACCCGCACATGCCGATAGATGCCCGATCCGCTGTACCAACGGCTATTCGGTTGTGCTGAGTTATCTACCCGCACCGCGAGCACGTTCTTCCCCTGCCATG
Coding sequences:
- a CDS encoding phospholipase D-like domain-containing protein; translation: MYSFTDRELAEELEKLAQSGVKVRVYRDSREFNDENQRGLSTTAMLLAGGVAVRVRDSRDLMHFKSYVIDGALLRTGSANWSPTGLKRQDNDVHYEVDSALAGQFKSMWNRASNATSASAAP
- a CDS encoding ParB/RepB/Spo0J family partition protein produces the protein MATSTETFAVLNISSSLRSRFDSGAYRIRACVGSKQAGEDSQRVDVHPYEEAQGVQRLLDMPGYDVATLVDKSGKSSAHVYTRLSLLQLVPSIAEAFSAERITASHANLLARLPQETQAEAFEQCWRKDWQDKEPHLLPAKHLSAWIQDNLYLALADAPFDKEDPTLIPPQELASLAPAAADTTRLCLLT
- a CDS encoding single-stranded DNA-binding protein; amino-acid sequence: MFNKITLIGRLGQNAEAKTAQNSKEYAVLSIATQESWKNDKGNYENRTEWHRVYAWSHLSKFARTLQNGQLVTLEGKLKYREVEEDVEGVTFKHRIAEIHALSMKQLSKIEAAHDPSDGDGDE
- a CDS encoding glycoside hydrolase family 2 protein, which codes for MTYLARLLTSLSLGLLFVTSNRLEAASGVLRQVLTADAGWKFTLGDPSGADASAFSDSTWRTVDLPHDWSIEGKPEKDNPTAGGGGFFPAGVGWYRKSFGAPSAWKGKRVVVEFDGVYRDSTVYLNGHKLGTHPYGYTGFTYDLTDGLAWQGKNVLAVRVDNSAQPNSRWYSGSGIYRHVRVLVLNPIHVANFGVFITTPQISETSATVAIKTKVANDSAAPSEVAVRTTLFDRDGHEAGKKESSITVPAGKDFEMAQDISVVHPALWSPASPNMYRAVSQISQRGKIVDEVTTPFGIRSLEWSAAKGFLLNGKSIKFTGGSVHHDHGPLGAASFDRAEERKVELLKAAGNNAVRTSHNQPSAAFLDACDRLGLLVLDEPFDTWKAHKVKFDYGTDFNEWWKSDLSALILRDRNHPSVVIWGIGNEIPELEVEQGREMGKQLANQVRSLDKTRPLTLAFPGTTTKPVAKDVFSQLDITGYNYSILPTYEADHQMLPQRLMLTTESFPNKVFPLWAISQDNPYVLGDLVWTSMDYLGESGIGAWSYGTPEQEKMATAIMGGMMTTETVDKMFVGMANGVDMTAAISGGDPAMKEAMAAVFPGYPWHASACGDLDLTGFRKPQSYYRDILWNGGDRVYATVRFPEPEGKKIIATGWAVYPTLPSWNWAGQEGKEMQVEVYSGAEKVRLYLNDKLIGEKPTGREQEFKTVFSVPYTPGVLKAVGVRGDRSVAESIITTAKKAIALKVTADRQVIDADGQDLSYLVVEAVDADGHLEQTATNGVQFALSGPVVIQAVGNGDGQDGASYHSMSRKLYQGRAIVVVRTSTKSGRITVKASVSGLTDGSATVEAKPTEQHSELR